The proteins below come from a single Archangium lipolyticum genomic window:
- a CDS encoding RNA polymerase sigma factor, whose product MGSQTDEELMERFRNGEHDAFEVLFARHSGRVQGFLTRMVRDGPLAEDLLQTTFLSVIRARGRFEPGTRFAPWLLTIAANAARDALRRRQHSEAFSQERDATPSSVAPGVGDPGMRKRIEDALQQLPPDQREAVILSKVEGWSFEEIAELRGIRVGAARVRAHRGYEKLRLLLGELGEA is encoded by the coding sequence ATGGGGAGTCAGACGGACGAAGAGCTCATGGAACGATTCCGCAACGGTGAACACGACGCGTTCGAGGTCCTCTTCGCCCGGCATTCCGGACGGGTGCAGGGCTTCCTGACGCGAATGGTGCGGGATGGTCCCCTGGCGGAGGACCTGCTGCAGACGACCTTCCTGTCGGTCATCCGCGCCAGGGGGAGGTTCGAGCCCGGCACCCGCTTCGCGCCCTGGCTGCTGACCATCGCGGCGAACGCCGCGCGCGATGCCCTGCGACGCCGCCAGCACAGCGAGGCCTTCTCCCAGGAGCGTGACGCCACGCCCTCGTCGGTCGCGCCTGGCGTGGGAGATCCGGGAATGCGCAAGCGCATCGAGGACGCGCTGCAGCAGTTGCCACCGGACCAGCGCGAGGCGGTCATCCTCAGCAAGGTGGAGGGCTGGTCCTTCGAGGAGATCGCCGAGCTGCGAGGCATCCGCGTGGGCGCGGCCCGCGTCCGGGCCCACCGTGGATACGAGAAGCTCCGGCTGCTGCTGGGTGAGCTGGGGGAGGCCTGA
- a CDS encoding bifunctional metallophosphatase/5'-nucleotidase — protein sequence MHRESVSKPVSGGMSPWRRASGVVAFALLGALTGCEKNSTQENKPAETAQPSQQAPATPPAAKPVTVTLLVTGSPNGQLLPRTEGEKTTPGAAELLGWWEAKEKHCPGQVKEDGTAACQDASTLALAIGDSWNGPALSTFFYGEPTSAVMGRMGFAASALGNHELDYGREQFQKNQQLGGFPFLAANLKVKDAALAKGWELPAFKVFDRQGLKVGVVGLTSPKTVSTAMAGRAEGLETIPDEQALASAVPEALKAGADTVVVLADECPSDLQAVVGKHPEWKVSLVAGGRCAQPVDTKEGNTTYVSLGLGFDKYLRAAYTFDASKAEGEQVTGVETKVVEVTGGEGAPAPNAELAAMIADYKSRLDTALGEEIGFAKKGFDKGSKQLASWVTGAIQAQLKTDGVVLNRKGLREGLPAGKVTKGSVYSVLPFENSMMVVKVKGDELVKQLSNPEAVFSGFTVAGKGKFKDAKGKPVDPKKEYTIATIEYLYFGGDGFGFEQLDPNPGETGMSWQTPVIDWTKEQATTEAKPLDKVVK from the coding sequence ATGCATCGAGAGTCTGTTTCCAAGCCGGTGTCGGGTGGGATGAGCCCGTGGCGCCGTGCTTCCGGTGTGGTGGCGTTCGCCCTCCTCGGCGCGCTCACCGGCTGCGAGAAGAATTCCACCCAGGAGAACAAGCCCGCCGAGACGGCCCAGCCGTCGCAGCAGGCTCCCGCGACACCGCCGGCCGCGAAGCCGGTCACGGTGACGCTCCTCGTCACCGGCAGCCCCAACGGCCAGCTCCTGCCGCGTACCGAGGGCGAGAAGACGACCCCCGGCGCCGCGGAGCTGCTCGGCTGGTGGGAGGCCAAGGAGAAGCACTGTCCCGGGCAGGTGAAGGAGGACGGCACGGCGGCCTGTCAGGACGCCTCCACGCTGGCGCTGGCCATCGGCGACTCGTGGAACGGCCCGGCCCTCTCCACCTTCTTCTACGGGGAGCCCACCTCGGCGGTGATGGGGCGCATGGGCTTCGCCGCCTCCGCGCTGGGCAACCACGAGCTGGACTACGGGCGCGAGCAGTTCCAGAAGAACCAGCAGCTGGGTGGCTTCCCCTTCCTGGCGGCCAACCTGAAGGTGAAGGACGCGGCGCTGGCCAAGGGCTGGGAGCTGCCGGCGTTCAAGGTGTTCGATCGCCAGGGCCTGAAGGTGGGCGTGGTGGGCCTGACGTCGCCCAAGACGGTGAGCACGGCGATGGCCGGGCGCGCCGAGGGGCTGGAGACGATCCCCGACGAGCAGGCGCTGGCGAGCGCGGTACCCGAGGCGCTGAAGGCCGGTGCGGACACGGTGGTGGTGCTGGCGGACGAGTGCCCCAGCGATCTGCAGGCGGTGGTGGGCAAGCACCCCGAGTGGAAGGTGTCGCTGGTGGCCGGTGGCCGCTGCGCGCAGCCGGTGGACACGAAGGAGGGCAACACCACCTACGTGTCGCTGGGACTGGGCTTCGACAAGTACCTGCGGGCCGCCTACACCTTCGATGCCTCCAAGGCCGAGGGTGAGCAGGTCACCGGCGTGGAGACGAAGGTGGTGGAGGTGACGGGTGGCGAGGGTGCTCCGGCGCCGAACGCCGAGCTCGCCGCGATGATCGCCGACTACAAGAGCCGGCTGGACACGGCGCTGGGCGAGGAGATCGGCTTCGCGAAGAAGGGCTTCGACAAGGGCTCCAAGCAGCTGGCGAGCTGGGTGACGGGCGCCATCCAGGCTCAGCTGAAGACGGACGGTGTGGTGCTCAACCGCAAGGGCCTGCGCGAGGGCCTGCCGGCGGGCAAGGTGACGAAGGGCAGCGTGTACTCGGTGCTGCCGTTCGAGAACTCGATGATGGTGGTGAAGGTGAAGGGGGACGAGCTGGTGAAGCAGCTGTCCAACCCGGAGGCGGTGTTCTCGGGCTTCACGGTGGCCGGCAAGGGCAAGTTCAAGGACGCCAAGGGCAAGCCGGTGGATCCGAAGAAGGAGTACACGATCGCGACGATCGAGTACCTCTACTTCGGGGGAGACGGCTTCGGGTTCGAGCAGCTGGATCCGAACCCGGGCGAGACGGGCATGTCGTGGCAGACGCCGGTGATCGACTGGACGAAGGAGCAGGCCACCACGGAGGCCAAGCCGCTCGACAAGGTGGTCAAGTAA
- a CDS encoding Carotenogenesis protein CarS, with protein sequence MIQDPSLIVYEDVEGAPVRIGETVKIVSASSDGTLSRLFLGRTGVVVSLVFDDPAVQYPEDPLIQIRVEGVGEDLFFAEELELAPEWARRRISELRQSVRAAERRDPERMP encoded by the coding sequence ATGATCCAGGATCCCTCTCTCATCGTTTACGAGGACGTGGAAGGCGCTCCCGTGCGGATCGGCGAGACGGTGAAGATCGTCAGCGCCTCGTCGGATGGCACCCTCAGCCGGCTGTTCCTCGGCCGCACCGGCGTCGTGGTGTCGCTCGTGTTCGACGACCCGGCGGTCCAATACCCGGAGGATCCGCTCATCCAGATCCGTGTCGAGGGCGTCGGGGAGGATCTCTTCTTCGCGGAGGAGCTCGAGCTCGCACCGGAGTGGGCGCGGCGCCGCATCTCCGAGCTCCGGCAGTCGGTGCGGGCCGCCGAGCGGCGAGACCCGGAGCGGATGCCCTGA
- a CDS encoding PIN domain-containing protein, which yields MIDTAIHAPGMSQPLAPPALVRPLSLVLDTNVALDILVFDDPFSRPLVDALEAGQAIAWADEDTLGELEYVLAYPSFALDEAARRKASERYRSILRMAPEDTGAPPALPRCRDRADQKFLVLAARVGAHWLVSKDKRVLALAGRHDVPFDILTSRRASERLRLTER from the coding sequence ATGATCGACACTGCCATCCACGCTCCCGGCATGTCCCAACCCCTCGCGCCTCCAGCTCTCGTCCGTCCGCTGTCCCTGGTCCTCGACACCAACGTGGCCCTGGACATCCTGGTGTTCGACGACCCCTTCTCCCGGCCTCTCGTGGACGCACTGGAGGCGGGCCAGGCCATCGCGTGGGCGGATGAGGACACCCTGGGGGAGCTGGAGTACGTCCTCGCCTACCCCTCCTTCGCGCTGGACGAGGCGGCCCGGCGGAAGGCCTCCGAGCGCTACCGGAGCATCCTGCGCATGGCGCCCGAGGACACGGGCGCGCCCCCTGCCCTGCCCCGCTGCCGGGACCGGGCCGACCAGAAGTTCCTCGTGCTCGCCGCGCGCGTCGGGGCCCACTGGCTGGTGAGCAAGGACAAGCGGGTGCTCGCGCTCGCCGGACGGCATGACGTGCCGTTCGACATCCTCACGTCCCGGAGGGCCTCGGAGCGGCTGCGGCTGACGGAGCGCTGA
- a CDS encoding cyclic nucleotide-binding domain-containing protein, with amino-acid sequence MAVRDSQSWGHRLWPAATFQFALIASVTQLKTAANALVLSRFESHTMPYLYLVGALLVAALTVLPRREPHARSESLSLLTGAGALTVLVLAAGVSVGQRVPALVLYLFVDAFTTFISLRFWGRMASAFDAREARRAFTVLNGIGMAGGMLGGLLVQGLAERLGTAVVVAGGALSLCAAAVAIHYHQSEAPQPRGRHLAPSAAAWEYLATSSYARVLAALGVGFALLSSFVDYLFRLRVARTLSEDGLAALFGSLQLWIGLVCVIFQLLLAERLLKRLGLMRYLALLPGVMAPLAVASLVTKELWPVHLLRLLENAVNYSLLPVGVQLLYAAVPDTEREALRGAVDGLLRKGGTVLAGVLLIGAGRSADGHTMALAVVGLCGLLGVLLLRLRPAYVEALGEQVGAQDEEVLGREDRRLLVEALGASAPERVLHAMELMVQEGLPLRPHLPVLLRHTNERVQERAVTLALELEATETTPLLEELVTQGPRRARDSAVWALAKLAPERAEVLLPPLLQSPDVGLRCAAIGALLSTRWRAAALVSLGALAARGSQAPVADRREVARLFGRLGDQSYTPMLTTFLGDLDSSVRRVAIRSVGEGGYVKLAPRLLTYLTWREERREAREALAALGDEVTPLLESTLNDLSAPLAMRLQVPRVLRRIGTPAALHALLFSNVRDDARLHFRIGAELSRLRDEHPEHPVDEDRVREALVRRRDVYRAMAEPFRDLRAELGDHSLLTRVVGDRLDQALELSFFLLGLLHPPQVMRRVHQHVAGQDARRRAYALELLETLTHEEDRALVREQVESHHRDLPPGATGQLEAHLAWLCRSEDVMLRACARYVAGRIGMDVPPAEEGDMSQATVQKLFLLEEVHVFSQSDVDDVAAVAAIAREARFRAGERVYSEGDPGDALYVIIEGSVDALSNGEHVLRMKAKETFGDLSLLDGAPRPNDIIAVEDTRVLVIDRRDFLDLLADRPELLTGFFRAVSQQMRAFIQSAETRQAGEPEPERKRPLAG; translated from the coding sequence GTGGCTGTCCGAGACTCACAGTCCTGGGGCCATCGACTTTGGCCCGCGGCGACGTTCCAGTTCGCTCTCATCGCCAGCGTGACGCAGCTGAAGACGGCTGCGAACGCGCTCGTCCTGTCACGCTTCGAGTCGCACACGATGCCCTACCTGTACCTGGTGGGCGCGTTGCTCGTGGCGGCGCTGACGGTGCTCCCGCGCAGGGAGCCGCACGCGCGCAGTGAGTCCCTCAGCCTCCTCACCGGGGCGGGAGCGCTGACGGTGCTGGTGCTGGCCGCGGGCGTGTCCGTGGGCCAGAGGGTTCCGGCGCTGGTGCTGTACCTCTTCGTGGACGCCTTCACGACGTTCATCTCCCTGCGCTTCTGGGGGCGGATGGCGTCGGCCTTCGACGCGCGCGAGGCGCGGCGGGCCTTCACCGTGCTCAACGGCATCGGCATGGCGGGAGGCATGCTGGGTGGACTGCTGGTGCAGGGACTGGCCGAGCGGCTCGGCACCGCCGTCGTCGTGGCGGGCGGGGCGCTGTCGCTCTGCGCCGCGGCGGTGGCCATCCACTACCACCAGAGCGAGGCCCCCCAGCCTCGCGGCCGCCACCTCGCCCCGTCCGCCGCCGCCTGGGAGTACCTGGCCACCAGCAGCTATGCCCGCGTGCTGGCGGCGCTCGGGGTGGGCTTCGCGCTGCTGTCCTCCTTCGTGGACTACCTCTTCCGCCTGCGCGTGGCGCGCACCCTCAGCGAGGACGGACTGGCGGCGCTCTTCGGCTCGCTGCAGCTGTGGATCGGCTTGGTGTGCGTCATCTTCCAGCTCCTGCTGGCTGAGCGGCTGCTCAAGCGGCTGGGGCTGATGCGCTACCTGGCGCTGCTGCCGGGAGTCATGGCGCCGCTGGCGGTGGCCTCGCTGGTGACGAAGGAGCTGTGGCCGGTCCACCTGCTGCGGCTGCTGGAGAACGCGGTGAACTACTCGCTGCTGCCGGTGGGCGTGCAGCTGCTGTACGCGGCGGTGCCGGACACCGAGCGCGAGGCGCTGCGCGGCGCGGTGGACGGGCTGCTGCGCAAGGGCGGCACGGTGCTCGCGGGCGTGCTGCTCATCGGCGCGGGCCGCTCGGCCGACGGCCACACCATGGCGCTGGCGGTGGTGGGCCTGTGCGGCCTGCTCGGCGTGCTGCTGCTGCGCCTGCGGCCGGCCTACGTGGAGGCGCTGGGTGAGCAGGTGGGCGCCCAGGACGAGGAGGTGCTGGGCCGGGAGGATCGCCGGCTGCTGGTGGAGGCGCTGGGCGCGAGCGCCCCGGAGCGCGTGCTGCACGCGATGGAGCTCATGGTGCAGGAGGGGCTGCCGCTGAGGCCGCACCTGCCCGTGCTGCTGCGCCACACGAACGAGCGGGTGCAGGAGCGCGCCGTCACCCTGGCGCTGGAGCTGGAGGCCACGGAGACGACGCCGCTGCTGGAGGAGCTGGTCACCCAGGGCCCCCGCCGTGCCCGGGACAGCGCGGTCTGGGCGCTGGCGAAGCTGGCGCCGGAGCGGGCCGAGGTGCTGCTGCCGCCGCTGCTGCAGAGCCCGGACGTGGGGCTGCGCTGCGCGGCCATTGGCGCCCTGCTGAGCACCCGGTGGCGCGCGGCGGCGCTGGTGTCGCTGGGCGCGCTGGCGGCGCGTGGCTCACAGGCCCCGGTGGCGGATCGCCGCGAGGTGGCCCGGCTCTTCGGCCGGCTGGGAGACCAGAGCTACACGCCCATGCTGACGACGTTCCTGGGCGATCTGGACAGCTCGGTGCGGCGGGTGGCGATACGCTCCGTGGGCGAGGGCGGCTACGTGAAGCTGGCGCCCCGGCTGCTGACGTACCTCACCTGGCGCGAGGAGCGGCGCGAGGCGCGTGAGGCCCTGGCCGCCCTGGGCGACGAGGTGACGCCGCTGCTGGAGTCCACGCTCAACGATCTGTCCGCGCCGCTGGCCATGCGGCTTCAGGTGCCGCGCGTGCTGCGGCGCATCGGGACGCCGGCGGCGCTGCACGCCCTGCTCTTCTCCAACGTGCGCGACGACGCCCGGCTGCACTTCCGCATCGGCGCGGAGCTGTCCCGCCTGCGCGACGAGCACCCCGAGCACCCGGTGGACGAGGATCGCGTGCGCGAGGCGCTCGTGCGGCGCCGCGACGTGTACCGCGCCATGGCGGAGCCCTTCCGGGACCTGCGCGCGGAGCTGGGGGACCACTCGCTGCTCACGCGCGTGGTGGGAGACCGGCTGGATCAGGCGCTGGAGCTGTCCTTCTTCCTGCTGGGGCTGCTGCACCCGCCCCAGGTGATGCGGCGCGTGCACCAGCACGTGGCGGGACAGGACGCGCGGCGGCGGGCGTACGCGCTGGAGCTGCTGGAGACGCTCACCCACGAAGAGGACCGGGCCCTGGTGCGGGAGCAGGTGGAGTCACACCACCGGGATCTTCCCCCGGGCGCGACGGGCCAGTTGGAGGCGCACCTCGCGTGGCTGTGCCGCAGCGAGGATGTGATGCTGCGCGCGTGCGCGCGCTACGTGGCGGGCCGGATCGGCATGGACGTGCCGCCCGCCGAAGAGGGAGACATGAGCCAGGCGACGGTGCAGAAGCTGTTCCTCCTCGAGGAGGTGCACGTCTTCTCGCAGAGCGACGTGGACGACGTGGCGGCGGTGGCGGCCATCGCCCGCGAGGCCCGCTTCCGCGCGGGCGAGCGCGTCTACAGTGAAGGAGACCCGGGTGACGCGCTCTACGTCATCATCGAGGGCTCGGTGGACGCGCTCAGCAACGGCGAGCACGTGCTGCGGATGAAGGCCAAGGAGACGTTCGGCGACCTGAGCCTGCTGGATGGCGCGCCCCGCCCCAACGACATCATCGCGGTGGAGGACACGCGGGTGCTGGTCATCGACCGGCGCGACTTCCTCGACCTGCTGGCGGACCGTCCGGAGCTGCTGACGGGCTTCTTCCGCGCGGTGAGCCAGCAGATGCGCGCCTTCATCCAGTCGGCCGAGACGCGCCAGGCGGGCGAGCCGGAGCCAGAGCGGAAGCGGCCCCTGGCGGGTTAG
- the gcvA gene encoding transcriptional regulator GcvA yields the protein MSAPLPPLNALRAFEAAARHGHMGRAARELGVTHGAVSRQVHLLEEHLGNKLFHRVGRGLELTERGRELAERATRIFADLSWAVDRVNAKPTAATLLVGVPRAFSIRWLAPRLGGFCEAHPWIELRVDSSRDEVELGRGEADVSIRFGEGPWPGVVVDALGEERLFPVCAPSLLHGGRPLRSVTDLSRHSLLHFADTPDWASWLKAVSATGVDPARGPRFSELAAVLSAAEAGQGIAIARSTLVQRELQSGRLVRPFSGEAVDGRGYFLLTTARGNRQPKVGAFRTWLLRQFGAAR from the coding sequence ATGTCCGCGCCCCTGCCTCCCCTCAATGCCCTGCGTGCCTTCGAGGCCGCCGCGCGCCACGGCCACATGGGCCGCGCCGCGCGCGAGCTGGGCGTCACCCACGGCGCGGTGAGCCGGCAGGTGCACCTCCTGGAGGAGCACCTGGGCAACAAGCTGTTCCACCGCGTCGGGCGCGGCCTGGAGCTCACCGAGCGGGGCCGGGAGCTGGCCGAGCGCGCCACGCGCATCTTCGCGGACCTCTCCTGGGCGGTGGACCGCGTCAACGCGAAGCCCACGGCGGCCACGCTGCTGGTGGGCGTGCCTCGCGCCTTCTCCATCCGATGGTTGGCGCCCCGGCTCGGCGGCTTCTGCGAGGCCCACCCGTGGATCGAGCTCCGGGTGGACAGCTCGCGTGACGAGGTGGAGCTTGGCCGGGGCGAGGCGGACGTGAGCATCCGCTTCGGCGAGGGCCCCTGGCCGGGCGTGGTGGTGGACGCGCTGGGGGAGGAGAGACTGTTCCCCGTCTGTGCCCCCTCGCTGCTGCACGGGGGCCGCCCGCTGCGGAGCGTGACGGACCTGTCGAGGCACTCCCTGCTGCACTTCGCCGACACGCCCGACTGGGCGAGCTGGCTGAAGGCCGTGAGCGCCACGGGCGTGGATCCGGCGCGAGGCCCCCGCTTCAGCGAGCTGGCGGCGGTGCTCTCGGCGGCCGAGGCGGGGCAGGGGATCGCCATCGCGCGCAGCACCCTCGTGCAGCGCGAGCTCCAGAGTGGACGGCTGGTGCGGCCCTTCTCGGGTGAGGCCGTGGACGGCCGGGGCTACTTCCTGCTCACCACGGCGCGCGGCAACCGGCAGCCCAAGGTGGGGGCCTTCCGGACGTGGCTGCTGCGGCAATTCGGCGCGGCGCGGTAG
- a CDS encoding DUF1109 domain-containing protein: protein MESPIDMLLKQEPRTSGAAVERALAAARGELARSAPVRSWRTEAAWVFAASAAMTAAVAGVMLVLGATSVSLLLGRAPLLALLWFTSAVCAWGSLSPRGHRLRMVGVGMALASAAALVFARGTVHAEPTLPGWVCTASHVGVGLIPLVVAVVFLRSAAFRPLRALLAGLSVGVTGAFVGELACSQGWRHVVGYHLSAWAIVAVATLAVSRSVLPRSFAP from the coding sequence ATGGAATCGCCCATCGACATGTTGCTCAAGCAGGAGCCACGGACGAGCGGCGCCGCGGTCGAACGGGCCCTGGCCGCGGCTCGCGGAGAGCTGGCCCGGAGCGCACCGGTGCGGAGCTGGCGCACGGAGGCCGCGTGGGTGTTCGCGGCCTCGGCGGCCATGACGGCGGCGGTGGCCGGGGTGATGCTCGTCCTGGGCGCGACGTCCGTTTCCCTCCTGCTCGGCCGCGCGCCCCTGCTCGCGTTGCTGTGGTTCACCAGCGCGGTGTGTGCCTGGGGCTCGCTCTCGCCGCGCGGGCACCGCCTGCGGATGGTGGGCGTGGGGATGGCCCTGGCCAGCGCCGCCGCGCTCGTCTTCGCGCGAGGCACGGTCCATGCCGAGCCCACCCTCCCGGGCTGGGTCTGCACGGCCAGTCACGTCGGCGTGGGGCTCATCCCGCTGGTGGTGGCCGTGGTCTTCCTGCGCAGCGCCGCCTTCCGCCCGTTGCGTGCCCTGCTGGCGGGCCTGTCCGTCGGAGTGACGGGGGCCTTCGTGGGAGAGCTCGCGTGCTCCCAGGGCTGGCGGCACGTCGTGGGCTATCACCTGTCCGCGTGGGCGATCGTCGCCGTCGCGACGCTCGCGGTCTCCCGGTCCGTCCTCCCCCGGTCTTTCGCTCCATGA
- a CDS encoding SIR2 family NAD-dependent protein deacylase, whose translation MQTALERVIAHLSRARRVLFVTGAGISAESGIPTYRGIGGLYNDEHTEEGVPIEVALSGSMFRIRPELTWHHIHRIEQACRGATFNRAHEILALLEGCFEHCWVLTQNVDGFHKAAGSRNVIDIHGDIHDLRCTRCSFSERVADYSQLAPCPSCPQCGSLLRPEVVLFEELLPPSKVSLMERELSRGFDVVFSIGTSSLFPYINGPVLEAAARGLPTVEINPGRTQLSDVVDVRLEMGAVAAFEALWAARDRWTHG comes from the coding sequence ATGCAAACAGCGCTCGAGCGCGTCATCGCGCACCTGTCCCGGGCCCGGCGTGTGCTGTTCGTCACGGGCGCCGGCATCTCCGCGGAGTCGGGCATCCCCACGTACCGGGGCATCGGTGGGCTCTACAATGACGAGCACACCGAGGAAGGGGTTCCCATCGAGGTCGCGCTCTCGGGGAGCATGTTCCGGATCCGGCCCGAGCTGACCTGGCACCACATCCACCGGATCGAACAGGCCTGCCGCGGCGCCACCTTCAACCGCGCCCATGAGATCCTCGCCCTCCTCGAGGGCTGCTTCGAGCACTGCTGGGTGCTCACGCAGAACGTCGATGGGTTCCACAAGGCCGCGGGCTCGAGGAACGTCATCGACATCCACGGCGACATCCACGACCTGCGTTGTACTCGGTGCTCCTTCAGCGAGCGCGTCGCGGATTACTCCCAGCTGGCGCCGTGCCCGTCGTGTCCCCAGTGCGGTTCCTTGCTGCGCCCCGAGGTCGTGCTCTTCGAGGAGCTGCTGCCTCCCTCGAAGGTGTCCCTGATGGAGCGGGAGCTCTCCCGGGGCTTCGACGTGGTGTTCTCGATCGGGACCTCGAGCTTGTTCCCGTACATCAACGGGCCCGTGCTGGAGGCCGCCGCGCGCGGGCTCCCCACCGTGGAGATCAACCCCGGGCGCACCCAGTTGTCGGATGTCGTCGACGTGCGCCTGGAGATGGGCGCCGTGGCCGCTTTCGAGGCCCTGTGGGCCGCTCGCGACCGGTGGACGCACGGGTAG